One part of the Solanum dulcamara chromosome 3, daSolDulc1.2, whole genome shotgun sequence genome encodes these proteins:
- the LOC129883084 gene encoding F-box/kelch-repeat protein At3g23880-like produces the protein MESKEDEALPKRSKPTEIQSISSKDSVLSMPNLPEELITEILLKLPVKSLLQFRSVSKSWLSLISSPDFVKTHLLLSASNKDYTHHGVMIKVSNANRGVKDCSLSALLYDSVPEAFDLDYPGQIPDGYPQLVGSANGLICLAINLFYGLDCLILWNPSIRKHKELPSCRLNLNRRHQEHGLPHFTFGFAYDEFQNDYKVVGIFPIYKYVSLFRVEVQIYSLKSDSWKRIDDFKGRELLDDSAKFVNGKFHWLDKQWNIISIDLADEKWEKVEQPCCFKRCGFLKLGVFESDLSVFCNYAWTHVDVWVMKEYGVKESWTKMFTIKSPEGSRGLIFYPAILMSNEGEILLQFGSRFTKYNPKDDSIRYLDVANLAPCLEVEIYVKSLVCPFYR, from the coding sequence ATGGAATCCAAAGAAGATGAAGCCCTCCCCAAACGGAGCAAACCCACTGAAATTCAGTCCATTTCAAGCAAAGATTCAGTCTTATCAATGCCTAATCTTCCTGAAGAACTCATCACTGAAATCTTGTTAAAGCTTCCGGTGAAATCTCTCTTACAATTCAGGTCTGTTTCAAAATCGTGGCTTTCTTTAATCTCTAGCCCTGATTTTGTGAAGACCCATCTCTTATTATCCGCTAGTAACAAGGACTACACCCATCATGGAGTTATGATTAAGGTTTCTAATGCTAACCGCGGTGTCAAGGACTGTTCTCTTAGCGCTTTACTTTACGATTCTGTACCTGAGGCATTTGACTTGGATTATCCTGGTCAAATTCCCGATGGTTATCCTCAGCTTGTGGGTTCTGCCAATGGATTGATTTGTCTTGCTATCAATCTATTTTATGGATTAGATTGCTTGATTCTATGGAATCCATCAATTAGAAAGCATAAGGAATTGCCTAGTTGTAGACTTAATCTAAACCGCCGTCACCAGGAGCATGGTCTTCCTCATTTCACTTTTGGGTTTGCATATGATGAGTTCCAAAATGATTACAAGGTAGTGGGTATTTTCCCTATTTACAAGTATGTAAGTCTTTTTCGTGTTGAGGTCCAAATATACAGTCTAAAGAGTGATTCTTGGAAacgtattgatgattttaaaGGTAGAGAGCTTTTGGATGATTCTGCTAAGTTTGTGAATGGGAAATTTCATTGGCTTGACAAGCAATGGAACATCATTTCTATTGATTTGGCGGATGAGAAATGGGAAAAAGTAGAGCAGCCCTGCTGTTTTAAAAGATGTGGATTTTTGAAGCTAGGAGTGTTTGAGAGTGATCTTTCTGTGTTTTGTAATTACGCATGGACTCATGTTGATGTCTGGGTTATGAAGGAGTATGGAGTAAAAGAATCTTGGACAAAGATGTTTACCATCAAGTCTCCTGAAGGTTCTAGGGGACTGATATTTTATCCAGCCATTTTAATGTCTAATGAAGGTGAAATTTTGCTTCAGTTTGGATCACGTTTCACGAAATACAATCCAAAGGATGACTCTATCAGATATCTAGATGTTGCTAACTTAGCTCCATGTCTTGAGGTAGAAATCTATGTTAAGAGCCTAGTTTGTCCCTTTTACCGATGA